A region of Ammospiza nelsoni isolate bAmmNel1 chromosome 8, bAmmNel1.pri, whole genome shotgun sequence DNA encodes the following proteins:
- the ZNF518A gene encoding zinc finger protein 518A: protein MSSEQEHFFCDRKQISVLKHNAMKNFSTGITLKKELVSDPSSMTIQPAILDINLTYGLKNVKIELPKVNIPNEVLMKHEVDRFRKLFQCKQRTARKSLSLEKISGSNLSCSEGSHLQIKPEVQFEEGFKTAAKILNFTCTKCKDNIRYSPNDLQKHFQLLHYGELPLYPCEMCSFSANDFQSFKQHRRIHRSTLVKCELCNDEQIYTLLALTKHFISKHCVNGHFQCEKCGFSTYDVGTFVQHIHKHKEIPYKCGKCHQENFTEEELQNHLLVHTSMFSFGCPYCSYSTSRKDYLLKHIIALHRDHLIAKEKLEKDKYEKRIVKTPAGLKLVLRRYKMGASKKPLWRRKKISSGSDSAGEENTQVLRSVNKIQPNAEELNQCVRDVETSEEKHQGKYTEKRHFMGGMLSATTAQYNKADDGTSYGLGLLKSAVHGPTVLMFKNNKISVPANYSAKFMGFKMVDGKQHIVIKLLPTSKQNDCLLGHKVDPVKDGSATPLLQTADPCGLSSGAIPHVSDQSTLKNNCVHPLTSPPFSCPAPHSGKTKVEKQNNYLLYGRSVSETVAPSNIAEGKGPNCLPVKLDSTVPPHEAVTKVGAQTGISWGSFRPSSHPQVLSPAITNTLHYDPMKMPYFPELKMQNGGLNNSNGTNNLCYSASVDSSNEGLLSFHNYSKVDSLDNPCSIWTSTDDRYREFSKRGSYQNSGNELPSSHSESMKGLKAEKIVSAQSNINKTYKHINTKNNSVSFKSQSQCGVDSECFTEDKHNGRQYLDTNLEQGFQNVAEKFQENASDGVNSFLMPKITSVFSLQSEQAANYLSPEINQLLQDVLKVKTASQQEFHSKTNCVQLCSDKLLSGPETGSAACVCLKSSATVCGFQRPPPNVRFPLCRREFNTRCSTNEGTCCGRERQTPKTLLDSQDVDKLSRTPGVGTLLKTPTDEFTQQVVKDKVLSATQNPSSLSPVLPVLQEQKKALFVQSLPSRFFVPFHLSNQSRQQMVSGKSLPSTSSSDVTKGVPASCVSNKGPGMILTFSGAVGTVANAANDSSQVLEGVASREFGKIPPSEVKGKNGHFRNLRSSCNEEVCGTVNDCMPFKAPLVVPNSSESSVKATSSVKVLPEHRDAAFGSLESVRQQEIKQEQHVYALSPDGQQGVFLQCLTPNKPVVHKPMFFQDNAHRNCQPKKTGAMQQQPLLKIRTRTSDTLSDNTQSVRNLVPSLQVDNLQSLTPALAQKQTNLSFNDALNLPSGLMPANASLASSNPACRVPPVEPVYSAKSAGMRLQKCSIESMQVIAANKRNNSGSQKSTWNTQNRTAKIKPGLKQAGSKSSVTVGGQRNKNFKRKRKASCPEPPRKKAMLRRKCKEKNQAEIVSESGSPYKPRASKKTVRTLKLLPFNSNQLVKCPRRNQPVVVLNHPDADVPEVVNVMKTIAKFKGHVLKVLLSKRTIEALLQPDFRNPSDVTTDNFSQKRYRTIKPLNPVKERFVLKLTLKKTSKNNYQIVKTTSNNTLKAKFSCWFCGRIFDNQDNWVGHGQRHLMEATRDWNSLMK from the coding sequence ATGTCATCTGAACAGGAACACTTTTTTTGTGACAGAAAGCAAATCAGTGTCTTAAAACACAATGCTATGAAGAATTTTTCTACAGGCATTACTTTGAAGAAAGAACTGGTGAGTGATCCTTCAAGTATGACAATTCAACCAGCAATTTTAGATATCAATCTCACTTATGGACTAAAAAACGTGAAGATTGAATTGCCCAAGGTGAACATTCCAAATGAAGTATTAATGAAACATGAAGTTGATAGGTTTAGAAAACTCTTTCAGTGTAAGCAGCGAACTGCTAGGAAATCCTTAAGTCTAGAGAAAATTAGTGGAAGCAATCTCAGTTGTTCAGAAGGAAGTCACTTGCAAATTAAACCAGAAGTGCAATTTGAAGAAGGATTtaaaactgcagcaaaaatactgaatttcacTTGTACGAAGTGCAAGGATAACATTAGATACAGCCCAAATGACctacagaaacattttcagcTGTTACACTATGGTGAGTTGCCTCTGTATCCTTGTGAGATGTGCAGCTTCTCAGCTAATGACTTTCAGTCGTTTAAACAGCACAGACGCATCCATCGTAGCACTTTAGTAAAATGTGAGCTCTGTAATGATGAGCAGATATACACTTTGTTGGCTTTGACAAAACACTTCATATCAAAGCATTGTGTAAATGGACACTTCCAGTGTGAAAAATGTGGGTTTTCTACCTATGATGTGGGTACGTTTGTTCAGCACATTCACAAACATAAGGAGATTCCCTATAAATGTGGAAAATGCCATCAAGAAAACTTTACAGAAGAGGAGCTCCAAAATCATCTGCTTGTTCATACCAgtatgttttcttttggttgtCCTTACTGCAGTTACAGCACATCACGGAAAGATTATCTTTTAAAACACATCATAGCTTTACACAGAGACCACTtaattgcaaaagaaaaactggaaaaggataaatatgaaaaaagaataGTAAAGACTCCAGCAGGACTGAAGCTTGTGTTAAGGAGGTATAAAATGGGTGCATCAAAAAAACCACTCTGGCGACGGAAGAAGATAAGCAGTGGAAGTGACAGtgctggagaagaaaatacACAAGTGCTAAGAAGTGTAAATAAAATTCAGCCAAATGCTGAGGAGCTGAATCAGTGTGTGAGAGACGTGGAAACAAGTGAAGAGAAACATCAAGGTAAATACACGGAAAAGCGTCATTTCATGGGTGGAATGCTCTCTGCTACTACTGCACAATACAATAAGGCAGATGATGGCACAAGTTATGGCCTGGGATTATTGAAAAGTGCTGTTCATGGGCCAACAGTATTGatgtttaaaaacaataaaatatcaGTACCAGCAAATTACAGTGCGAAATTTATGGGCTTTAAAATGGTAGATGGAAAACAACATATTGTTATAAAATTGCTACCTACAAGTAAGCAAAATGACTGTTTGTTGGGTCATAAAGTTGATCCTGTTAAAGATGGTTCTGCAACTCCTTTGCTACAGACTGCTGATCCCTGTGGCTTGTCTTCAGGTGCTATACCACATGTAAGTGATCAGTCGACTTTAAAGAACAATTGTGTTCATCCATTAACTTCCCCTCCGTtttcctgtcctgctcctcattcaggaaaaacaaaagtggaaaagcaaaataactaCTTGTTGTATGGTAGGAGTGTTTCTGAAACTGTAGCACCTTCTAATATAGCTGAAGGAAAAGGTCCAAATTGTTTGCCAGTGAAGCTGGACTCAACTGTACCTCCACATGAAGCAGTAACAAAAGTTGGAGCTCAAACTGGTATCTCATGGGGAAGCTTTCGTCCTTCAAGTCATCCTCAGGTATTATCACCCGCTATTACAAATACCCTTCATTATGACCCTATGAAAATGCCCTACTTTCCTgaactgaaaatgcaaaatggtGGCCTGAATAATAGCAATGGAACTAATAATCTCTGTTATTCAGCCTCAGTGGATTCATCTAATGAAGGGTTGTTGTCTTTTCACAACTATTCCAAAGTGGACTCTTTGGATAATCCATGTAGCATTTGGACGTCAACAGATGACAGGTACAGAGAATTTAGCAAAAGAGGTTCTTATCAAAACTCTGGAAATGAACTTCCATCTTCACATTCAGAGTCAATGAAAGGtttgaaagcagagaaaattgTGTCAGCCCAATCAAATATTAATAAAACTTACAAACACATAAACACTAAGAATAACTCTGTGTCTTTTAAAAGCCAATCTCAATGTGGTGTTGACAGCGAGTGTTTTACAGAGGACAAGCATAATGGCCGACAGTATTTGGACACTAACCTAGAGCAAGGCTTTCAGAACGTAGCTGAGAAATTCCAGGAAAATGCCTCTGATGGTGTTAACTCTTTCTTAATGCCTAAAATCACATCTGTTTTCTCATTGCAAAGTGAGCAGGCAGCTAATTATTTATCGCCTGAGATAAACCAATTACTGCAAGATGTGTTAAAAGTAAAAACAGCCTCTCAGCAGGAGTTTCACAGCAAGACTAATTGTGTCCAACTTTGTTCTGATAAGCTGCTTTCTGGTCCTGAGACTGGgagtgcagcctgtgtgtgTTTAAAAAGCTCTGCAACTGTGTGTGGTTTTCAGAGGCCTCCACCTAATGTACGCTTCCCTTTATGTAGGAGAGAGTTCAACACAAGATGTAGCACAAATGAAGGTACATGTTGTGGGAGAGAAAGACAGACACCCAAAACATTACTTGATTCACAGGATGTGGACAAATTATCCAGAACTCCAGGTGTTGGTACATTGCTAAAAACTCCTACAGATGAGTTTACACAGCAGGTAGTAAAAGATAAAGTACTGTCTGCAACTCAAAATCCTAGCAGCCTTTCACCAGTTTTGCCTGTTCTTCAGGAACAAAAGAAAGCCCTTTTTGTTCAGTCCCTTCCGTCACGATTTTTCGTTCCTTTCCACCTTTCTAACCAATCTAGGCAGCAGATGGTGTCAGGAAAATCTCTTCCATCAACCAGTTCATCAGATGTTACTAAAGGTGTACCTGCATCTTGTGTTTCAAATAAAGGACCTGGAATGATTTTGACTTTTAGTGGGGCAGTTGGAACAGTTGCAAATGCTGCTAATGATAGTTCTCAGGTTTTAGAGGGAGTTGCATCCAGAGAATTTGGGAAAATACCACCTTCAGAAgtgaaggggaaaaatggcCATTTTAGAAATTTAAGAAGTTCCTGTAATGAGGAAGTATGTGGTACAGTAAATGACTGTATGCCATTCAAAGCACCTCTTGTAGTTCCAAACTCATCAGAGTCATCTGTGAAGGCAACTTCTTCTGTGAAGGTGTTACCAGAGCACCGGGATGCTGCCTTTGGGTCTTTGGAGTCAGTAAGACAACAGGAAATTAAGCAGGAACAACACGTTTATGCACTTTCGCCTGATGGACAGCAGGGAGTTTTTCTGCAATGTTTGACACCAAACAAGCCTGTAGTTCATAAACCAATGTTTTTTCAGGATAATGCTCATCGGAATTGTCAGCCAAAGAAAACTGGAGCCATGCAACAACAGCCTTTGCTAAAAATAAGAACTCGTACTTCAGATACACTGTCTGATAACACTCAGTCAGTAAGGAACTTGGTGCCCTCACTACAGGTGGATAACTTGCAGTCCCTTACTCCTGCACTAGCACAGAAACAAACTAATCTTAGTTTTAATGATGCCTTAAACTTACCAAGTGGGTTAATGCCAGCAAATGCCTCTTTGGCAAGCTCTAATCCAGCATGTCGTGTTCCTCCTGTAGAACCTGTTTATTCTGCTAAATCTGCAGGGATGCGGTTGCAGAAATGTTCTATCGAGAGTATGCAAGTAATAGCTGCTAACAAGAGGAATAACTCTGGTTCTCAAAAGTCCACATGGAACACCCAAAACagaactgcaaaaataaaacctggTTTAAAACAAGCTGGATCTAAAAGTTCGGTAACTGTGGGTGGGCAAAGAAACAAGAATTTCAAACGTAAACGGAAGGCTAGTTGCCCAGAACCTCCTAGAAAGAAAGCAATGTTGCGCAGAAAGTGTAAAGAAAAGAATCAAGCTGAAATTGTTAGTGAATCAGGTAGCCCTTACAAACCAAGGGCATCAAAAAAAACTGTAAGGACTTTGAAATTGCTTCCTTTTAATTCTAACCAGCTTGTAAAATGCCCTAGGAGAAATCAACCAGTTGTTGTGCTAAACCATCCTGATGCAGATGTTCCAGAAGTTGTAAATGTAATGAAAACTATTGCTAAATTTAAGGGACATGTTCTTAAGGTTTTATTGTCAAAAAGAACCATTGAAGCTCTTCTGCAACCAGACTTCCGCAATCCTTCGGATGTAACTACTGAtaatttttctcagaaaagatACAGGACAATAAAACCCCTTAACCCTGTAAAAGAAAGATTTGTCTTAAAATTGACACTGAAAAAGACTAGCAAAAACAATTACCAGATTGTGAAAACTACCTCCAATAATACCTTGAAAGCTAAGTTTAGCTGCTGGTTTTGTGGTAGAATATTTGACAATCAGGATAATTGGGTAGGACATGGACAGAGGCATCTGATGGAGGCTACTCGAGATTGGAATTCATTAATGAAGTGA